In Haemorhous mexicanus isolate bHaeMex1 chromosome 6, bHaeMex1.pri, whole genome shotgun sequence, a single window of DNA contains:
- the RHOD gene encoding rho-related GTP-binding protein RhoD: protein MQRERGEQSPGAPETEVKAVIVGDGGCGKTSLLVAFAKGDFPKVYVPTVFEKYTASLQVAGKPVKIHLWDTAGQEDYDRLRPLSYSDANVVLMCFDVTDSNSFDNILTKWYPEVNHFCKGVPVLLVGCKTDLRQDQEVLQRLKDGRIEPVSRQQGEAMARQVRAVSYMECSARYQDNVGNIFVTACSAAISAARRRQRKAGPRRVCAIL, encoded by the exons ATGCAGCGGGAGCgcggggagcagagcccaggagccCCCGAAACCGAGGTCAAGGCTGTCATCGTGGGGGATGGAGGCTGCGGGAAGACGTCACTGCTGGTGGCATTCGCCAAAGGGGACTTCCCCAAG gtCTATGTCCCCACCGTGTTCGAGAAGTACACAGCATCCCTCCAAGTTGCCGGCAAGCCCGTGAAGATCCAcctgtgggacacagcag GACAGGAAGACTATGACAGGCTTCGCCCTCTGTCCTACTCAGATGCCAACGTTGTCCTCATGTGCTTTGATGTCACCGACTCCAACAGCTTTGACAACATCCTAACAAAG TGGTACCCGGAGGTGAACCACTTCTGCAAGGGGGTCCCggtgctgctggtgggctgCAAGACGGATCTGCGGCAGGaccaggaggtgctgcagaggctgAAGGACGGACGGATAGAGCCCGTCTCCCGCCAGCAG GGAGAGGCCATGGCCCGGCAGGTCCGCGCCGTGTCCTACATGGAATGCTCGGCCAGGTACCAGGATAACGTCGGGAACATCTTTGTGACAGCCTGCAGTGCCGCCATCAGCGCCGCCCGCCGGAGGCAGCGCAAGGCGGGACCCAGGAGGGTCTGCGCGATCCTCTGA